One Glycine soja cultivar W05 chromosome 2, ASM419377v2, whole genome shotgun sequence genomic region harbors:
- the LOC114378975 gene encoding heme-binding protein 2-like — protein sequence MAATIITTCKLSLLLSLLSVSLLLGVRSDTLQNVGAIPPTCKRIECPSYDVIHVGNGYEIRRYNSPVWISNSPIQDISLVEATRTGFRRLFDYIQGKNNYKQKIEMTAPVISEVLPSDGPFCESSFVVSFYVPKENQANPPPAKGLQVQRWKTVFVAVRQFGGFVKDSSVGEEAAALKASIAGTKWADAVEKSQKRAGHASVYTVAQYNAPFEYDNRVNEIWFLFDIENELQTV from the exons ATGGCTGCTACCATCATCACCACATGCAAGCTCTCACTGCTTTTGAGTCTTCTCTCAGTTTCACTTTTGCTGGGTGTGAGGTCTGATACCCTTCAGAATGTAGGCGCAATTCCCCCCACATGCAAGCGCATAGAGTGTCCCAGCTATGATGTCATTCACGTAGGCAACGGCTACGAAATCCGTCGCTATAATTCACCCGTTTGGATTTCAAACAGCCCCATTCAGGACATTTCTCTCGTTGAAGCCACAAGAACCGGCTTCAGGAG GTTATTTGACTATATTCAAGGTAAGAATAACTACAAGCAGAAGATTGAGATGACAGCACCTGTGATCAGTGAAGTATTACCCAGTGATGGACCCTTCTGTGAGTCCTCATTTGTTGTGAGCTTCTATGTGCCAAAAGAGAACCAAGCAAACCCGCCTCCTGCGAAGGGCCTTCAAGTTCAAAGATGGAAGACCGTGTTTGTGGCAGTTAGACAGTTCGGTGGATTTGTCAAAGATTCTAGTGTTGGGGAGGAAGCTGCTGCCTTGAAGGCTAGCATTGCTGGAACCAAGTGGGCTGATGCAGTTGAGAAAAGCCAGAAGAGAGCTGGCCATGCTTCTGTTTACACGGTTGCGCAGTACAATGCCCCTTTTGAATATGACAATAGGGTCAATGAGATATGGTTCTTGTTTGATATTGAAAATGAACTGCAAACCGTGTGA